The proteins below are encoded in one region of Centropristis striata isolate RG_2023a ecotype Rhode Island chromosome 12, C.striata_1.0, whole genome shotgun sequence:
- the hdx gene encoding highly divergent homeobox isoform X2, with the protein MAAPFPSSNRMDAWSQRRGLQTMNLRSVFTAEQQRILERYYDNGMINQSKACFQLILQCAQEAKLDFSVVRTWVGNKRRKLASKVEQNGGVSHSLSSHGLAGGLLSNHSLAGGSLSNHSLAAGALLPAELAAARNIQNRVHLLPPSSSFPSFSSTSSSPSSSSPQSSGSNNNNNNNDVILTGIYSLNSVPRSRPRPTAPPSQTDSELTAHTSSSLINRALQGRTSSTSSPLHSKLVSLSQNLPPLTSASGPLVYTAVRKGPLSIGEAGLGAGVVPHSWTRQYGTAQSRPWSSSTQSQTQPQPRPHSNPQPQPPAPQKTRLSLPVQNSTPPCEQTPRIQQVFTLSERVEGDRLRPSHVSIQKKQESHRPPPHPQDACHNFSIAMETGDEEDEWQREEELANMAAQTHIHREQTSASPPVAEVSVVRGGHTPPMTSSRPTLLHSNVTLQGSYSVTAQTSLTGESSSQTSVGVSAAPWVISNSRKRTLQDRTQFSDGDLIQLKRYWDRGMTSLGSVCREKITAAANQLNVDTEIVKTWISNRRRKYRLMGIEIPPPKGGPAVFSTSSPGNESPVALSPDEERLRTPELGDDLNDDGSVCLSEDGTIDSQHRDGEDRIDVSSATPLANNVKIEVIDEDEEDEYDDDDGGELVASDLEQMQSLLEFKHEEVQFLENELENQKQKYDELASFTRSLLSAVRNNDLERQQELMASLPQTSDQDWDMTVETEMQPAAVSADASFNHNGSPMTGASSVEPLPAPENENEVQLVNINKDDTTDKVTEPSASEEQLQEAVTEQK; encoded by the exons ATGGCTGCTCCGTTCCCCTCCAGTAACAGAATGGATGCATGGTCACAGAGGCGTGGCCTGCAGACT ATGAACCTGCGGTCAGTGTTTACGGCTGAACAGCAGAGGATCCTGGAGCGTTACTATGATAATGGGATGATCAACCAGAGCAAGGCTTGCTTCCAGCTAATACTGCAATGTGCTCAGGAGGCCAAACTAGACTTCAGCGTGGTCCGG ACATGGGTTGGCAACAAAAGACGTAAGCTGGCCTCTAAGGTAGAACAGAACGGAGGCGTATCTCATTCCTTATCCAGCCACGGACTCGCCGGGGGATTACTCTCCAATCACTCGTTAGCCGGCGGTTCACTGTCCAATCACAGTCTGGCAGCAGGGGCGCTGCTTCCTGCTGAACTGGCTGCAGCGCGGAACATCCAGAACCGTGTGCACCTTCTTCCTCCATCCTCGTCCTTCCCTTCGTTCTCATCCACATCTtcctccccttcctcttcctctccccaAAGCAGCggaagcaacaacaacaacaacaataacgaTGTCATACTGACCGGGATTTACTCCCTCAACTCCGTCCCTCGCTCCCGACCGAGACCCACAGCGCCCCCATCTCAGACGGACTCTGAGCTTACTGCACACACATCCTCGTCACTGATCAACCGGGCCCTGCAGGGCAGGACCAGCTCCACCTCCTCACCCCTCCACTCCAAGCTGGTCTCACTCTCTCAAAACCTCCCACCCCTCACATCCGCCTCAGGGCCTTTAGTCTACACTGCAGTCAGGAAGGGACCTCTGTCCATCGGGGAGGCAGGGCTAGGCGCAGGAGTAGTACCTCACAGCTGGACTAGGCAGTACGGTACAGCGCAAAGTCGCCCTTGGTCCTCTTCCACGCAGTCCCAAACTCAGCCTCAGCCCAGACCTCACTCCAACCCCCAACCTCAACCACCTGCCCCTCAGAAGACTCGGCTCTCACTCCCAGTGCAGAACTCCACTCCCCCTTGTGAACAGACACCTCGCATCCAGCAGGTCTTCACCTTGTCAGAAAGAGTCGAGGGGGACAGACTCAGGCCGAGTCATGTGTCTATCCAGAAAAAGCAGGAAAGTCATAGGCCGCCGCCCCATCCTCAGGACGCCTGTCATAACTTCTCCATCGCCATGGAAACTGGGGATGAAGAAGATGAGTGGCAAAGGGAAGAGGAGCTGGCAAATATGGCCGCtcagacacacatccacaggGAGCAGACGTCAGCCAGCCCGCCGGTGGCTGAAGTGTCGGTGGTGAGAGGAGGCCACACCCCCCCGATGACGAGCTCCAGACCCACACTGCTTCACAGCAATGTAACTCTTCAGGGCAGCTACTCCGTCACAGCACAGACCTCACTCACAGGGGAGTCCAGCTCACAG aCTTCAGTCGGTGTGTCTGCTGCCCCCTGGGTTATCAGCAACTCCAGAAAGAGAACC ctgCAGGATCGGACCCAGTTCAGTGATGGGGATCTCATCCAACTGAAGCGCTACTGGGACCGAGGCATGACCAGCCTGGGCTCAGTCTGCAGGGAAAAGATCACTGCTGCAGCGAACCAACTCAATGTAGACACTGAAATAGTTAAG ACGTGGATCAGTAACAGACGGAGGAAGTACCGTCTGATGGGTATTGAAATCCCTCCACCTAAAGGGGGGCCTGCTGTATTCTCAACCTCGTCCCCAGGAAATGAATCTCCGGTGGCCCTCAGCCCCGACGAGGAGAGGCTCAGGACGCCTGAACTCGGAGATGACTTGAATGATGAcgggtctgtctgtctgtctgaag ATGGCACCATCGACTCACAACACAGAGACGGAGAAGACCGAATAGACGTGTCCTCTGCTACTCCACTGGCCAATAATGTG AAGATCGAAGTAATTGATGAGGACGAAGAAGACGAGTATGACGACGATGATGGTGGTGAATTAGTGGCTTCAGACCTCGAGCAAATGCAGAGCCTGCTGGAATTCAAg CATGAGGAAGTGCAGTTCTTAGAGAATGAGCTAgagaaccaaaaacaaaaatacgaCGAGCTCGCAAGCTTCACAAGGAGCCTGCTCAGCGCTGTGAGGAACAATGACCTGGAGAGACAGCAG GAACTCATGGCCAGTCTACCTCAGACTTCAGACCAGGACTGGGACATGACAGTGGAGACAGAAATGCAGCCTGCTGCCGTGTCAGCAGACGCATCCTTCAACCACAACGGCTCCCCGATGACCGGCGCGAGCAGCGTGGAGCCTCTACCGGCcccagaaaatgaaaatgaagtcCAATTGGTCAACATAAACAAAGACGATACAACAGACAAAGTTACTGAGCCCTCTGCATCAGAGGAGCAACTGCAGGAGGCAGTTACAGAACAAAAGTGA
- the hdx gene encoding highly divergent homeobox isoform X1, giving the protein MAAPFPSSNRMDAWSQRRGLQTGSLNQNNNKTQSNAITAVGFSRLENLQCPSFRRFLPAAELSAVVSSSPKHTDQMNLRSVFTAEQQRILERYYDNGMINQSKACFQLILQCAQEAKLDFSVVRTWVGNKRRKLASKVEQNGGVSHSLSSHGLAGGLLSNHSLAGGSLSNHSLAAGALLPAELAAARNIQNRVHLLPPSSSFPSFSSTSSSPSSSSPQSSGSNNNNNNNDVILTGIYSLNSVPRSRPRPTAPPSQTDSELTAHTSSSLINRALQGRTSSTSSPLHSKLVSLSQNLPPLTSASGPLVYTAVRKGPLSIGEAGLGAGVVPHSWTRQYGTAQSRPWSSSTQSQTQPQPRPHSNPQPQPPAPQKTRLSLPVQNSTPPCEQTPRIQQVFTLSERVEGDRLRPSHVSIQKKQESHRPPPHPQDACHNFSIAMETGDEEDEWQREEELANMAAQTHIHREQTSASPPVAEVSVVRGGHTPPMTSSRPTLLHSNVTLQGSYSVTAQTSLTGESSSQTSVGVSAAPWVISNSRKRTLQDRTQFSDGDLIQLKRYWDRGMTSLGSVCREKITAAANQLNVDTEIVKTWISNRRRKYRLMGIEIPPPKGGPAVFSTSSPGNESPVALSPDEERLRTPELGDDLNDDGSVCLSEDGTIDSQHRDGEDRIDVSSATPLANNVKIEVIDEDEEDEYDDDDGGELVASDLEQMQSLLEFKHEEVQFLENELENQKQKYDELASFTRSLLSAVRNNDLERQQELMASLPQTSDQDWDMTVETEMQPAAVSADASFNHNGSPMTGASSVEPLPAPENENEVQLVNINKDDTTDKVTEPSASEEQLQEAVTEQK; this is encoded by the exons ATGGCTGCTCCGTTCCCCTCCAGTAACAGAATGGATGCATGGTCACAGAGGCGTGGCCTGCAGACT GgctctctcaatcaaaacaataacaaaacacagagCAATGCCATCACTGCAGTCGGTTTCTCCCGGTTAGAAAACCTTCAGTGTCCatcgttcaggaggtttttaccagcAGCCGAATTATCCGCAgtggtctcctcctctccaaaacataCAGACCAG ATGAACCTGCGGTCAGTGTTTACGGCTGAACAGCAGAGGATCCTGGAGCGTTACTATGATAATGGGATGATCAACCAGAGCAAGGCTTGCTTCCAGCTAATACTGCAATGTGCTCAGGAGGCCAAACTAGACTTCAGCGTGGTCCGG ACATGGGTTGGCAACAAAAGACGTAAGCTGGCCTCTAAGGTAGAACAGAACGGAGGCGTATCTCATTCCTTATCCAGCCACGGACTCGCCGGGGGATTACTCTCCAATCACTCGTTAGCCGGCGGTTCACTGTCCAATCACAGTCTGGCAGCAGGGGCGCTGCTTCCTGCTGAACTGGCTGCAGCGCGGAACATCCAGAACCGTGTGCACCTTCTTCCTCCATCCTCGTCCTTCCCTTCGTTCTCATCCACATCTtcctccccttcctcttcctctccccaAAGCAGCggaagcaacaacaacaacaacaataacgaTGTCATACTGACCGGGATTTACTCCCTCAACTCCGTCCCTCGCTCCCGACCGAGACCCACAGCGCCCCCATCTCAGACGGACTCTGAGCTTACTGCACACACATCCTCGTCACTGATCAACCGGGCCCTGCAGGGCAGGACCAGCTCCACCTCCTCACCCCTCCACTCCAAGCTGGTCTCACTCTCTCAAAACCTCCCACCCCTCACATCCGCCTCAGGGCCTTTAGTCTACACTGCAGTCAGGAAGGGACCTCTGTCCATCGGGGAGGCAGGGCTAGGCGCAGGAGTAGTACCTCACAGCTGGACTAGGCAGTACGGTACAGCGCAAAGTCGCCCTTGGTCCTCTTCCACGCAGTCCCAAACTCAGCCTCAGCCCAGACCTCACTCCAACCCCCAACCTCAACCACCTGCCCCTCAGAAGACTCGGCTCTCACTCCCAGTGCAGAACTCCACTCCCCCTTGTGAACAGACACCTCGCATCCAGCAGGTCTTCACCTTGTCAGAAAGAGTCGAGGGGGACAGACTCAGGCCGAGTCATGTGTCTATCCAGAAAAAGCAGGAAAGTCATAGGCCGCCGCCCCATCCTCAGGACGCCTGTCATAACTTCTCCATCGCCATGGAAACTGGGGATGAAGAAGATGAGTGGCAAAGGGAAGAGGAGCTGGCAAATATGGCCGCtcagacacacatccacaggGAGCAGACGTCAGCCAGCCCGCCGGTGGCTGAAGTGTCGGTGGTGAGAGGAGGCCACACCCCCCCGATGACGAGCTCCAGACCCACACTGCTTCACAGCAATGTAACTCTTCAGGGCAGCTACTCCGTCACAGCACAGACCTCACTCACAGGGGAGTCCAGCTCACAG aCTTCAGTCGGTGTGTCTGCTGCCCCCTGGGTTATCAGCAACTCCAGAAAGAGAACC ctgCAGGATCGGACCCAGTTCAGTGATGGGGATCTCATCCAACTGAAGCGCTACTGGGACCGAGGCATGACCAGCCTGGGCTCAGTCTGCAGGGAAAAGATCACTGCTGCAGCGAACCAACTCAATGTAGACACTGAAATAGTTAAG ACGTGGATCAGTAACAGACGGAGGAAGTACCGTCTGATGGGTATTGAAATCCCTCCACCTAAAGGGGGGCCTGCTGTATTCTCAACCTCGTCCCCAGGAAATGAATCTCCGGTGGCCCTCAGCCCCGACGAGGAGAGGCTCAGGACGCCTGAACTCGGAGATGACTTGAATGATGAcgggtctgtctgtctgtctgaag ATGGCACCATCGACTCACAACACAGAGACGGAGAAGACCGAATAGACGTGTCCTCTGCTACTCCACTGGCCAATAATGTG AAGATCGAAGTAATTGATGAGGACGAAGAAGACGAGTATGACGACGATGATGGTGGTGAATTAGTGGCTTCAGACCTCGAGCAAATGCAGAGCCTGCTGGAATTCAAg CATGAGGAAGTGCAGTTCTTAGAGAATGAGCTAgagaaccaaaaacaaaaatacgaCGAGCTCGCAAGCTTCACAAGGAGCCTGCTCAGCGCTGTGAGGAACAATGACCTGGAGAGACAGCAG GAACTCATGGCCAGTCTACCTCAGACTTCAGACCAGGACTGGGACATGACAGTGGAGACAGAAATGCAGCCTGCTGCCGTGTCAGCAGACGCATCCTTCAACCACAACGGCTCCCCGATGACCGGCGCGAGCAGCGTGGAGCCTCTACCGGCcccagaaaatgaaaatgaagtcCAATTGGTCAACATAAACAAAGACGATACAACAGACAAAGTTACTGAGCCCTCTGCATCAGAGGAGCAACTGCAGGAGGCAGTTACAGAACAAAAGTGA